ATACAAACTTAGTTAGGTTTCTTAACCTAGATAGTTGCCTCAATAGTTTTAAGCTGACTGTGGATCAACAAGCTTTAAGCTAGGTTGCACAACGGGCTAAGGAGTTGCCACAGGCTCCAACCCTAACTTTGTCAAAAGCCGATCGCCATCAAAATGATTTGCCATCATCTGACAGATTTCTTGCACTTTGATCGGCTCATGCAGGCGGGCTTGCCCGAAGGCTTTGTCGATAATTTCTACCGTTGTCAGCGTATCGAGATCGACTGAAAGAATGGGGACTTCCAGGTCTTCGGCGCGGCTGAGAATGGTGTCTGTAGGAGGCAAATGTCCTGTCAGGATTAAACATTGCGTAGAAGTTTCCAGCGCCGCAACTTGAATGTCGGTGCGATCGCCCCCGGTCACGACTGCCATATTGTATGCCCGCCGGAAATATTCCAATGCCGAGTTAACATTCATTGCCCCAATTTTGAGGCTTTCTACCATTAGCTCCATGCGATCGGGGCGACAGAGCACCTCAGCATTTAACCGACGAACTAATTCGCCCACGCTAACGCTGCGCAATAGGTCGCTGTGGGGCAGCATTCCTAAAACATCAATACCCTGCTTCTCTAAAAATGGCTTGATCTGAGTATGGGTCAGATCCATCTGCGCTGAGGGAATATCGTTCAGCAAAACCCCAATGAGGCGATCGCCCAACTGTTGCTTTGCCGCCATCAGCCTCTCTACTACCAACCCCGACTGACAGCGCGCCACCAAAACCACCGAAGCGTTCAGCGCCTCCGCCATTTGCGGCATCGCCAAATCAAACAGCCTGCCCTCTTCCAGGCTACTAGAGCCTTCTAGCAGCACTAAGTCTGAGGTAGACGCGTATTGTTGAAGGGCTTGCCCATAATTCACTGGATCTTGCCCAGAAAGCTTTCTAGTAATTGTGGTTTCATCTAGAGAAAGCAGCGTAGGCAGTAGGCGATTCTCCGGCAGATTCAGGGTTTGAGCAATGAACCGCACATCTTCATCTAGCGTATCGACTTGAGATTCACTTAGACAAGTACCGATCGGCTTGCCATAGGCAATATCAATTCCCTTCTCTTTAAACTGACTAGCCAGCCCCAGAACCACAGCGGACTTACCACTATAAGCTTCTGAAGACCCTACTAAAAGATACTTTGAGGACTTAGGCACGACCCCGCTCCTGAGATAAACTTGCCGGACGACTGTTCAACTAGAACTTTAACCAAGACTTTAGTTAAGCATTGTTTAACAGCATAAAGCTAGCTCAGAAGACTTGTATCCATTCCTTAATTTCATACCTTGTCCAAATGCCATTTTGCCAATACGGATCGGCTTCGACCAGGTGCCGCACGATCGCCTCATTTTCTGCGTCGTAAATGCCAAACACTTGAGTTAAATCTTGCGTTGGACCGATCGTCACCAAAGTCCCTGCTGCTTTCTGTTGAGCTAAACCCTCCAGATGCGCTTGACGAAAAGAGACACGTCTTTCCAAAACATCCTGGCAATAGCTGCCCCACATAATGTATTTTGGCATTCTTAAATTTCCGCTTAACTTCTCAAATCCACACTAAACTTTTCAACCAATGCATCCCGAACCTTCTTGTGAATCGGCTCTACGTCTTCATCCTTGAGGGTGCGATCGCCCGTCCGATATACTAACCGGAACGCCAAACTTCGTTTCCCTTCGGGCACATTCTCTCCCAAATATTCATCAAACAATGTCACAGACTCTAGCAACGTTCCACCCGCCTTCTTAATGGTTCGCTCTAGCTCTGCCACGGAAATTTTGACCGAGGCAAAAAAGGCAATATCCCGATCAGAAGCCGGGTAAGGAGAATACACCTGAAAAATCGGAGTGATCTGCTCGTCCTGATCGAGGCGATCGAACATCACATCTAGATCTAGTTCAAAGACATACACTTCATCAGGTAGCCCTCGCTCTTGCCGTAGCTGAGGATGGATTTGCCCAAAGGTGCCCAAGCGATCGCCCTGCACCCACAGCGAAGCCGTCCGACCCGGATGAAGCGAAGTATCCCGGCGATCGGGCTGATATTCTACTCCTAGTCCCAGCCTCTGAAAGGCACTTTCCAGCCGACCTTTTGCCTCAAACCAACTCATCGGCTGCTCCCGTCCACTTTGCGTCCAAAGCCCCTGCTTAGCATCACCGCCCATAATTCCTGCCACCTTATCGGCTTCAGCCAGTCCTTCCTCATCGCGCCAGAACACGCGCCCAATTTCAAAGGCATTCAATGCCCCATTGCCCTGCTCTAAGTTGTACTGAAACGCATCGATCAAACCGGGTACTAACTCAGTGCGAAGTGCCGAATACTCAGCCAGCAAAGGATTAGCCAGGGAGACTTGATCCTGAGACTCTGCCTTAACCAAAGAATAATGAATCACTTCTGTTAGCCCTACCGCCTGAAATGCTGCCTGAATTTTACGGCTCAAGGCTTGTTCAACAGAGAGAAACCCTGGCTCAGTTTTGCTGGGCAGCGTATCGCAAAACTTATTGAATCCATAAAGCCGCGCCACTTCTTCAATTAAATCAATCTCGCGCTCCAAGTCTCGGTAGCGGTAAGGCGGCACTGTGACCGACCAAACTCCAGGTTTGCTAGGGGTAAGCTGGCAGCCTAAAGCAGTTAAGGTTCGTTCTACGTCTGCTGCCTGTAAATCAGCAACTTCTGATTCTTCCTCGTCGTTTGTTGTGAGATTAATCGGTCCCAAAACTTGATTCACTCGCTCTAAACGCAGATCAATAGTGCGTACTGTTTCGGTTTGTCCTGGGCGATTGTCAGTAACGGCTTGCGTTCCAATTATTCCGCCCGCCAGTTCAAGAATTAGCCCCAACGCGCGCTGACAGGCAATCCCAACGGCTGCTTGGTTCACCCCTCGCTCGTAGCGGGTCGAAGCTTCTGTGCGAATGCCCTGCGATCGCGCCGATCGTCGGATTGCCACAGGGTCAAAAATTGCTGCCTCCAGTATCAGGTTTTGGGTCTCTGCGGAGACCTCGGTGGATTCGCCACCCATTACGCCTGCTAGTGCCACAGGCTGATCATTGGCTGTAATTACCAAAGTTTGTTCTTGCAGAGTTCGCTTTTGGCTATCGAGAGTGGTCAAGGTTTCGCTAAGGTCAGCAAAGCGAACGCCCATGTTCAGGGAGGGTGCACTGGATGGAATGAGGGCCTGAAGGCGATCGCGATCAAACGCATGAAGGGGCTGCCCCCACTCCAGCAGCACGTAGTTTGTCACGTCTACCACATTATTGATAGGACGCGTGCCTGCTGCCTGCAATCGTCGCTGTAGCCACAGGGGTGAGGGTGCAATTTTTATCCCAGCGATCGCCGTTCCGATATAAATTGGACAAGCCTGAGTCTCGGTAATCCGAATCGTTAAATCTCCAGATTGCTGGGTCGCGATCGCTGCGGGTTCTGGCAACCTCAACGCTGCCCCAGTAATTGCCGCCACTTCCCGCGCAATGCCGACCATGCTGAGGGCATCTGCTCGGTTTGCTGTTGAGGTCAAATCCAACACTACATCATCAAGTCCTAGAAGCGATCGGGCATCGGTTCCAACCCGCAAATTCTCTTCT
The DNA window shown above is from Timaviella obliquedivisa GSE-PSE-MK23-08B and carries:
- the pheT gene encoding phenylalanine--tRNA ligase subunit beta, whose amino-acid sequence is MRISLNWLRELVDITMTPEELAEALTMAGFEVEEIEDRRTWAEGVVVGKVLTREPHPNADKLSVCTVDIGGNEPSTIVCGAANVRADIYVPVATLGSYLPIVDLKIKPRKLRDVPSEGMICSLAEVGLTKDSEGIHIFTEENLRVGTDARSLLGLDDVVLDLTSTANRADALSMVGIAREVAAITGAALRLPEPAAIATQQSGDLTIRITETQACPIYIGTAIAGIKIAPSPLWLQRRLQAAGTRPINNVVDVTNYVLLEWGQPLHAFDRDRLQALIPSSAPSLNMGVRFADLSETLTTLDSQKRTLQEQTLVITANDQPVALAGVMGGESTEVSAETQNLILEAAIFDPVAIRRSARSQGIRTEASTRYERGVNQAAVGIACQRALGLILELAGGIIGTQAVTDNRPGQTETVRTIDLRLERVNQVLGPINLTTNDEEESEVADLQAADVERTLTALGCQLTPSKPGVWSVTVPPYRYRDLEREIDLIEEVARLYGFNKFCDTLPSKTEPGFLSVEQALSRKIQAAFQAVGLTEVIHYSLVKAESQDQVSLANPLLAEYSALRTELVPGLIDAFQYNLEQGNGALNAFEIGRVFWRDEEGLAEADKVAGIMGGDAKQGLWTQSGREQPMSWFEAKGRLESAFQRLGLGVEYQPDRRDTSLHPGRTASLWVQGDRLGTFGQIHPQLRQERGLPDEVYVFELDLDVMFDRLDQDEQITPIFQVYSPYPASDRDIAFFASVKISVAELERTIKKAGGTLLESVTLFDEYLGENVPEGKRSLAFRLVYRTGDRTLKDEDVEPIHKKVRDALVEKFSVDLRS
- a CDS encoding phosphotransacetylase family protein, with product MPKSSKYLLVGSSEAYSGKSAVVLGLASQFKEKGIDIAYGKPIGTCLSESQVDTLDEDVRFIAQTLNLPENRLLPTLLSLDETTITRKLSGQDPVNYGQALQQYASTSDLVLLEGSSSLEEGRLFDLAMPQMAEALNASVVLVARCQSGLVVERLMAAKQQLGDRLIGVLLNDIPSAQMDLTHTQIKPFLEKQGIDVLGMLPHSDLLRSVSVGELVRRLNAEVLCRPDRMELMVESLKIGAMNVNSALEYFRRAYNMAVVTGGDRTDIQVAALETSTQCLILTGHLPPTDTILSRAEDLEVPILSVDLDTLTTVEIIDKAFGQARLHEPIKVQEICQMMANHFDGDRLLTKLGLEPVATP